The nucleotide window AGCGGGGTTTAAACGAAGGTGAAATGACAACTCGTCTGCGTGATGTAGCCCGCACCGCGGGCGAGAAGGGGAGGCTCCGATAGCTTTTGCTATCGGAGGGGGCGACGCGAGCCCCTATAACGGAGCGCAAAAAAGTCCCCACATCCAATTACGATTCAGAGCGGGGTTTAAACGAAGGTGAAATGACAACTCGTCTGCGTGATGTAGCCCGCACCGCGGGCGAGAAGGGGAGGCTCCGATAGCTTTTGCTATCGGAGGGGGCGACGCGAGCCCCTATAATTGCGCTCACCTGCGTTGACAAGAGGTGGAAGCGGCGTTATCGGTAAAATATGTCACTCTTCTCTCGATTACTCCTCCTTTTTCTTTCGCTCCTTTCCTGCTCACCCTTATTCGGGCAGGCATCCCAGGACTGGCGCGCTATTCTCGACAAGGTGGAGAGGGCATACGCGCCGATCCGCGACTATCGGGTCGAGGTAGAAGTCAAAAACTATGGAGAGGGCGGCTCAGTCGAAGAGGAGCATTTTTTCTATACCTTCCGAAGGCCCAAATCAATACGCCTCGATTTCCTTTCACCCCATCCCGGCCTGGTAGTCATCTATCCGGATAAAAACGGCAAGGTGGCAGTACGGGGACTCGTCCCCTTCTTTACCCTCCGCCTCGCGTTGGATAACCGGCTTCTGAGGAAATCTTCCGGCCAGACCATCGACACGTCGGATGTGGGGCACATGATTGACCATATACGAGCTGCCTGCACGAATGAGCGAAGAGGACCTGTGGAGGCGTGGGAGGGTAATGAAGAGGCAATTATACGGGTACTTGCCCTCGACCATTTCCGGAGAGATCGGGAGATCCTGTATCAGTTCACTATCGATACCCGCTCATGGCTGCCGAGGGAGGTGAGAGAGACCACGGCGGGAGGCAAGGTGGAGAGGATCGCCCAGTTTAGAAATCCGGAACTGAACATGGGGGTCCCCGAGAGCCTTTTTCGTTTCGACAAGGAGAAGGGGCACGGAAAAAAGGACGAAACACAGGACCCGTGAGAGGGCTGTGCGGGCTACCTCAAATGACCGAGGAAGAGTGCCGCATCTCGGAGCGGCACTTCCACGCCTATCCTTCGCGAATTCCTCTTTAATATGAGCGCATCTTTCAGTGCAAGGGCTTCGTCTCGCCTGAGCTTATCCATCACCCTCCTCTCCCCGTCCATCCACCTGAATTCCCTGAACAGGGCCTTTTCATACCCGGAGCGGTCATTCCAATAGTCGAGGAGGAGCTGGGCCGACCGCATGCCCGAGACAATGCCGTCCCCCGTGAGAGGCGCGACGCAGCCGATCGACTCCCCCACGCCCCACACCTCCGGGCCTCCATTGCGGGACTCGACGACGGGGCCCGACCGATGGACCCCTGTGAGGCGGATCTTGCCCGTGCAGGAGCAGACCACGTCCAGGGGAAATCTCTCTTTCATCCACCCCAGGTTTTTAAGCACACTTCGCGCGTCGGCGAGAAGGCAGCCGCACCCTATGTGGTATTCGGCGGAAGAAAGGGGGAAAGACCACGCATAGCCGATCTTTCCCAGCTTTATGCGGTGTTCCAGGGGGGATTTCGCCCTTACCCGGTATTGGACGCAGGTAAGGACGATGTCGTCCTTGATGGGCGGCAAAAAAGCCCGCGCCGCGCCCGTGGCATCGATAATCCGGTCGTATCCCATTCTTTCCGGCTCGGACTGCAACACCCGGGCACCGCGGAGCAGGTCTTGTATGAGTCGTTGCTTATCGAAAATCGTCAGGTCCACTTTAATCCTCATGCCGTCCATCATGAGGTGGTCGGACCGGTTGAGCACGTAACCCGCGGGATCGAGGCCCGTTACCCGGACAAGCTCCTCAAAGCCCTTCGATGTGCCCCACGCGCACGGGTTTATGCCGCAGCGCGTAGGGGAACCTATATCGAACAGGTCGATATCCCCTATTCTGGAATGGAGTAGGCGATAAAGGTAGGCGCCCGCCATACCGGCGCCCATGATGGCTATTTTCACGATTCCCCTCCGGGGAAAGAAGGTACGCAGGAGAGGAAGCGGCATTTCCCGCGTGCCTGCGGTGAAGGGCGGAAGAGGCAATGAAGTGGTTGAGCGCGTCCATACATGGTTCGACTCCCGGAAACAGTGGTGTAGGGGCGGTGAGCCCCTATCTCGGACATAGAGAAGGACCCTGTCTATAATATTTGACCAGGGGGAGTGGAAATCAAGGGGAGAGGCACGCCGCTGTCGCCCTACCAGTCTTTGAGCATGAAGCCCAGGCTTATCCGGTTCACCGTGTTGTCGTAATCGATAAGGCTTTCGCCGTAGCCGTTAAAATATTGGATATAACCGGCGAGCTTATCCGTGTTGACAAAGGGCAGGGGAAAGCTCCAGTCGAGCTGGATCGCGCCCTTGTTGTTGACCCTCATATTATTGCGGACCATGGCGGCGAAGCGGTGCTCCCTCCAATAATAAAAGGCCCACAACTCGCCGTTGCCCATAAATTTCGTGATGTCGGGGTTATCGTCGTCGCTGGCGTTTTCAGGTATCCTGTACCATGTCTTCACGAGAAAACCGAGTTTGTCCCTCTCAAAGCCGAAATTGGCCACGATGCGGTTCCAGCTCCTGGAAAGGGGATTGGCGCGGCCGTTGGACTGGTGATTGACGCCGAAATTGATGATCCTGCCCTTGAGACCCAAGAACCTATAATCGGTGCGGAAATTGAGGAGAATTTCGGGCTCGTAGTTCGTCTCCCGGAAAGGCGCGGAAAAGGCCGAGTTGTACAGCTGCCAGAAGGCGAGCTGGGTGTAGCCGAACCAGAGATCGACGTCTTTGCCGAAGAGGTCCTGCCACAGCTTGATCTTAAAGCTGATCTGGAACTTCGCCTCCAAATGCTGGGGCCTGGCCTGACTGTCCACATCGAGACCGGGAGACTGGTTGAGAGTCGAGCGGTAGGCCATGGGGAGCAAGTAATTGGGGCGATATCCCCTAATGAGTGCGCCTTTTGACCGGCTTTTTTCGTCAAGCTCCCACTGGCGCGACATGACGGAAGGCTCCGGAGCTGTCACCACGGGAGCATTCGCCATTTCCTTTACCGTCTCCTGCGGGGGCAGCGACTTTTCCGGTGTTATGGCAGTCCGACTGGTGTTCGGAGACGGGGAAGGACGTCCCGTGACTCCATCGAAACATCTGAGCCGGGAGGAGTCATCCTCGATCTGCGCACATTCCCCCATTTTTTGTGATAAGCCGGCAGCCTGCGCCGGGAGGGACAGGAGAAGGGCCGCCAGGAATAAAATGGCCCCCGGCAAAGGCTTTATCAGGAGAAGGACCCCGGTGTGTCGCGGCAATCGGTCCATTCCACCTAACCGGTCAGGGTAAAACCGAAGAGCGGGTGTGTCGACCTCTCCACTGCTTCCCTCATGCGGCGCACATAGTCGGGTCGGACCTCGTCCTTCCACCCGGGCAAGCCGCCACGAAAGACGTACCTCACGAGCTCGTGAAACCCGTACCTGGTGAAGGAGTATTCTCCAAAAAAGATCGAGGCCCCCGAACCGTCCATTGACGCGGTCAGCACCGTCAGGGGGGCGTAGCGCGCGATAAGCTCTTCCATGACCCCCCGCGTGCGAAATCCTTCCGGATTCTGCTTGAATCCCGAGGGCTCCCTGGGGAAGGGGTAGAGCCTGTAGGTGTCGCCGAGAAATCCCCGGTAGTCGATCCCGTGAATCGCCCCCATGAGGTTCCCCCTCTCCTTTTCCGGGAGGATGTAGGCGGCAAGCTCGACCCCGGCCGGCCCGGAAGGATGAAGGGCGAGGCCCGCGACCAGGTCTGCAAAATCCCGGGCAAAGAAGAAATACTGGTTGAGGAGCATCATGTCCGTTTCTATATTGAAGAAGCCGAAGGCGACCTCGCCGTGACTCGAAGATTGAAATGAAAGGGGCACCGGACCTCCTGGGAAAAAAATCGGGGGGCTGAAGAGCCCCCCGGGGTGAATCGTCTTTTTTAGTACATACCGTCCATACCGCCCATACCTCCGGGAGGCATACCAGGCATACCGCCGGCGCCCTTCTCCTTCGGCTTCTCGGCGATCATGCAATCCGTGGTGAGAAGAAGTGCCGCAACGGACGCCGCATTCTGCAGTGCGGTCCTCGCGACCTTCGTGGGATCGATAATGCCCGCTTCCTGCATATCGTCGACGAATACTTCCTTAGACGCGTCGAATCCGAAGCCGCCCTTGCCGTTCTTCACCTTCTCGATGATGATCGAGCCGTCGTGACCGGCATTCTGGGCGATCCATCTGAGCGGGTCTTCCAGGGCCTTCTTCACGATCTGAATGCCGAACTGTCTCTCCCCTTCGAGCTTTATTGCATCCAGGGCAGGGAGGCATCTCATGAAGGCAACGCCGCCGCCGGGGATAATACCTTCTTCCACCGCGGCCTTCGTGGCATTCAATGCATCTTCCACGCGGGCCTTCTTCTCTTTCATTTCAGACTCCGTTGCCGCGCCCACATTGATCACGGCCACGCCGCCGACCAACTTTGCAAGTCTTTCCTGGAGTTTCTCCCTGTCGTAATCGGAGGTCGTCTCGTCGATCTGGGTTCGGATCTGTTTTACCCGCGCCTCGATCTCTTTCTTGTCCCCTGCGCCGTCCACGATCGTGGTGTTGTCCTTGTCGATCACGACCCTCTTTGCCGAGCCGAGGTCCTTAAGGGATATGCTCTCGAGCTTGATCCCCAGCTCTTCGGAGATTACCTGGCCGCCCGTGAGAATCGCGATGTCTTCAAGCATTGCTTTGCGTCTGTCGCCGAAACCCGGGGCCTTTACGGCCGCGACTTTCAGAGTCCCTCTCAGCTTGTTGACGACCAGTGTTGCGAGGGCTTCGCCTTCCACGTCTTCGGAGATGATAAGGAGCGTGCGACCCATCTTTGCAACCTGTTCCAGGATGGGGAGAAGGTCTTTCATGTTGCTTACCTTCTTCTCATTGATGAGCATCAGGGGTTCGTCGAGGACCGCTTCCATTTTCTCGGGGTTGGTGACAAAATAGGGGGAGATATATCCCTTGTCGAACTGCATGCCTTCGACGATCTCGAGGGTGGTCTCCATGCTCTTCGCTTCTTCGACCGTGATGACGCCCTCTTTCCCTACTTTGGCCATGGCCTCGGCGATAATGTTGCCGATCCCTTCGTCGTTATTCGCGGAAATCGTGCCCACCTGGGCGATCTCTTTCTGGTCTTTCGTCGGTTTGGAGACCTTTTTGAGCTCTGCGATAATGATCTCGACAGCCTTATCGATGCCTCTTTTCAGCTCCATGGGGTTATGGCCCGCTGCAACAAGCTTCGCGCCCTCCCGGTAGATCGACTGGGCAAGGACCGTGGCGGTCGTGGTGCCGTCGCCGGCCACGTCGCTTGTCTTGCTCGCCACTTCTTTTACCATCTGGGCGCCCATATTCTCGAACTTGTCTTCGAGCTCTATTTCCTTCGCCACGGTGACGCCGTCTTTCGTGACATTGGGGGATCCGAAGGTTTTTTCGAGAATTACGTTTCTTCCTTTAGGCCCGAGAGTCACTTTGACTGCATCGGCGAGGGTATTCACGCCCTTGAGGAGGGACTCGCGCACCCTCTGATCGTATATAATATCTTTAGCCATCCTGTGTTCCTCCTTTCTTAGTCTTCTACGATTCCGAGGATGTCGTCTTCTCTCAGAATAAGATGCTCTTCGCCGTCCACCTTGATCTCCGTTCCGGAGTATTTCCCGAAGAGGATTTTGTCGCCCGGTTTCACGGTGAGGGCCGCTTTCTGGCCGTTTTCAAGGACTTTACCGTCACCTACCGCTACTACGATACCTTCCTGAGGTTTCTCCTTCGCCGCGTCGGGGATAATGATGCCGCCCTTCGTCTTCTCTTCTTCCTGGATCCTCTTGATAAGGACCCTGTCCTGTAATGGTTTCACCTTCATCGTATCACGCTCCTTCCTGGGATTTAATGATTGGCAATAAGCCTGATTGATTGCTAAAGATAGTATAGGGATACGAACGTATTCTTGTCAATACCCGGAAATTAAATTTTCATCAACAAATTTACGCCGTCTTTATACCACCTGGAGAAGTGGTGATTTTCATGCGTATTGGCCAGCCGGTCGGACTGGATCGCCCGGAAAACCTCGTCCTTATCGAGGATGACGCCATATTCCATTTCAGCCTGTGTGGCGAGCCGGTCTATCATGGCCCCCAGGACCTTCTCCTTCTCTTCTCCGCAGAGCCAGAGGCCCCACCACTCGTTGAAAAGGTCTCTGATCTTTTTTGCGGGCTTGTCGTAATAGCTGGCAAGGCAGGGAAGCCAGGTCTTGAGGCACGCCCTCGATTGGTCGAAGATCTCCTCCACCTGGGGATGGTGCTCCATCACGTCCATCTCGACCCTGATCTTCTGGATGAAGCCCTGGATAATGGCTTCAGGGCCGTGCTTTTTCACATAGACCTTCTCTTTCAGGGTGTTCCACACTTCGATCACCGGGTAAATCTCCATGTTATCCTTCGAATAATCGATAATCTCGAGATTGCGTATGGACGGCTTTGTCTTCTCCGGCACCCCGTAGAGCAGGAGCCCGAGAAGGTCGGAGACC belongs to Syntrophorhabdaceae bacterium and includes:
- a CDS encoding phospholipase A, which gives rise to MDRLPRHTGVLLLIKPLPGAILFLAALLLSLPAQAAGLSQKMGECAQIEDDSSRLRCFDGVTGRPSPSPNTSRTAITPEKSLPPQETVKEMANAPVVTAPEPSVMSRQWELDEKSRSKGALIRGYRPNYLLPMAYRSTLNQSPGLDVDSQARPQHLEAKFQISFKIKLWQDLFGKDVDLWFGYTQLAFWQLYNSAFSAPFRETNYEPEILLNFRTDYRFLGLKGRIINFGVNHQSNGRANPLSRSWNRIVANFGFERDKLGFLVKTWYRIPENASDDDNPDITKFMGNGELWAFYYWREHRFAAMVRNNMRVNNKGAIQLDWSFPLPFVNTDKLAGYIQYFNGYGESLIDYDNTVNRISLGFMLKDW
- the groL gene encoding chaperonin GroEL (60 kDa chaperone family; promotes refolding of misfolded polypeptides especially under stressful conditions; forms two stacked rings of heptamers to form a barrel-shaped 14mer; ends can be capped by GroES; misfolded proteins enter the barrel where they are refolded when GroES binds): MAKDIIYDQRVRESLLKGVNTLADAVKVTLGPKGRNVILEKTFGSPNVTKDGVTVAKEIELEDKFENMGAQMVKEVASKTSDVAGDGTTTATVLAQSIYREGAKLVAAGHNPMELKRGIDKAVEIIIAELKKVSKPTKDQKEIAQVGTISANNDEGIGNIIAEAMAKVGKEGVITVEEAKSMETTLEIVEGMQFDKGYISPYFVTNPEKMEAVLDEPLMLINEKKVSNMKDLLPILEQVAKMGRTLLIISEDVEGEALATLVVNKLRGTLKVAAVKAPGFGDRRKAMLEDIAILTGGQVISEELGIKLESISLKDLGSAKRVVIDKDNTTIVDGAGDKKEIEARVKQIRTQIDETTSDYDREKLQERLAKLVGGVAVINVGAATESEMKEKKARVEDALNATKAAVEEGIIPGGGVAFMRCLPALDAIKLEGERQFGIQIVKKALEDPLRWIAQNAGHDGSIIIEKVKNGKGGFGFDASKEVFVDDMQEAGIIDPTKVARTALQNAASVAALLLTTDCMIAEKPKEKGAGGMPGMPPGGMGGMDGMY
- the groES gene encoding co-chaperone GroES → MKVKPLQDRVLIKRIQEEEKTKGGIIIPDAAKEKPQEGIVVAVGDGKVLENGQKAALTVKPGDKILFGKYSGTEIKVDGEEHLILREDDILGIVED